A genomic stretch from Terriglobales bacterium includes:
- a CDS encoding acetyl-CoA C-acyltransferase, whose amino-acid sequence ENYGEQQGITRQQMDEFSLRSQQLAGEAQKSCRLQEEIVPVALKDRKGNPTGENFEKDDHLRPETTMEGLAKLKPAFGKNITAGNASGIVDGGAAVVLMPLAEAEKRGLKPMGRLVNWGIAGVDPKIMGQGPVPASRIALQKAGLKLDDIDLVEVNEAFAAQYLAVEKELGLDRSKVNVNGGAIALGHPLGATGARLVLTLLYELRRRGSKYGLATACIGGGQGIAVIVENLQRS is encoded by the coding sequence GAGAACTACGGCGAGCAGCAGGGCATCACCCGCCAGCAGATGGACGAGTTCTCGCTGCGCTCGCAGCAATTGGCGGGCGAGGCGCAGAAGTCCTGCCGCCTGCAGGAGGAGATCGTGCCGGTGGCGCTCAAGGACCGCAAGGGCAATCCCACCGGCGAGAACTTCGAGAAGGACGACCACCTGCGCCCCGAGACCACCATGGAAGGCCTGGCCAAGCTCAAGCCCGCCTTCGGCAAGAACATCACCGCCGGCAACGCCTCGGGTATCGTGGACGGCGGCGCCGCCGTCGTGCTGATGCCGCTGGCCGAGGCCGAGAAGCGCGGGTTGAAGCCCATGGGCCGCCTGGTCAACTGGGGCATCGCCGGCGTGGACCCCAAGATCATGGGCCAGGGCCCGGTGCCGGCCTCCCGCATCGCGCTCCAGAAGGCCGGGCTCAAGCTCGACGACATCGACCTGGTCGAGGTCAACGAGGCTTTCGCCGCGCAGTACCTGGCGGTAGAAAAGGAATTGGGCCTCGACCGCAGCAAGGTCAACGTCAACGGCGGGGCCATCGCGCTGGGGCATCCTCTGGGCGCCACCGGCGCGCGCCTGGTGCTGACCCTGCTCTACGAGCTTCGCCGACGCGGTTCCAAGTACGGATTGGCGACCGCTTGCATCGGCGGCGGGCAGGGAATCGCAGTCATCGTGGAGAACTTGCAGCGCTCGTAA